From Streptomyces sp. TLI_105, the proteins below share one genomic window:
- a CDS encoding NAD(P)H-binding protein, translating into MLLVTGVSGALGSLVAERLAGRDDVVLGTRAGLPGTRPLDFDAPETLPEAFAGVETLLLISAGYGEDDVVIARHEAAISAAEAAGVRHVVYTSLSGDGDHLTYALAHRWTERRLRRSTTLDWTILRNGLYAELLTWIAVPDADNRITGPLGEGRLAAVARADLADIAVSVATDPAAHRGRVYELVGERPLGGADLAAALGAEYAPGTLAEARAAIAASGAVPFQVPMLASTYSAIAHGFMDGTGVERGDLRALLGGREPLDALDVFVKAVREG; encoded by the coding sequence ATGCTGCTCGTCACCGGCGTCTCCGGCGCCCTCGGCTCCCTCGTCGCCGAGCGGCTCGCCGGTCGCGACGACGTCGTCCTCGGCACCCGCGCCGGGCTCCCCGGCACCCGCCCGCTCGACTTCGACGCCCCGGAGACCCTCCCGGAGGCCTTCGCCGGCGTGGAGACCCTCCTCCTCATATCCGCCGGGTACGGGGAGGACGACGTGGTGATCGCCCGCCACGAGGCCGCGATCTCCGCCGCCGAGGCCGCCGGCGTCCGGCACGTCGTCTACACCAGCCTCTCCGGCGACGGCGACCACCTCACGTACGCGCTCGCGCACCGCTGGACCGAGCGGCGGCTGCGGCGGTCCACGACGCTCGACTGGACGATCCTCCGCAACGGCCTGTACGCCGAGCTCCTGACGTGGATCGCCGTCCCCGACGCCGACAACCGCATCACCGGCCCCCTCGGCGAGGGCCGTCTCGCCGCCGTCGCCCGCGCGGACCTCGCCGACATCGCCGTCTCCGTCGCCACGGACCCGGCCGCCCACCGCGGCCGGGTGTACGAGCTCGTCGGCGAGCGTCCCCTCGGCGGCGCCGACCTGGCGGCGGCCCTCGGCGCCGAGTACGCCCCCGGCACGCTCGCGGAGGCCCGCGCCGCGATCGCCGCCTCCGGGGCCGTGCCCTTCCAGGTGCCGATGCTGGCGAGCACGTACTCGGCGATCGCCCACGGCTTCATGGACGGTACGGGCGTGGAGCGCGGCGACCTGCGCGCGCTGCTCGGCGGGCGCGAACCCCTCGACGCGCTGGACGTGTTCGTGAAGGCGGTACGGGAGGGGTGA
- a CDS encoding helix-turn-helix domain-containing protein yields the protein MSEGHTEVTTEPLVSCAEDCGVRDVQDRLGDKWTVHVVVELAAGPRRFRELQRLVTGVSQRMLTLTLRRLERDGLVSRTVYPTTPPQVEYALTETGHSMTHLIKQLIDWSLDHRAMIARSREEWDARGTA from the coding sequence ATGTCGGAAGGGCACACGGAGGTAACCACCGAGCCCCTGGTGAGCTGCGCCGAGGACTGCGGGGTGCGGGACGTCCAGGACCGGCTCGGCGACAAGTGGACGGTGCACGTCGTCGTCGAACTGGCGGCGGGACCACGGCGGTTCAGGGAGCTCCAGCGGCTCGTCACCGGCGTCTCGCAGCGGATGCTGACGCTCACGCTGCGCCGCCTCGAACGGGACGGGCTCGTCTCGCGGACGGTGTACCCGACGACCCCGCCGCAGGTGGAGTACGCGCTGACCGAGACCGGGCACAGCATGACCCACCTCATCAAGCAGCTGATCGACTGGTCGCTCGACCACCGTGCGATGATCGCCCGGTCGCGCGAGGAATGGGACGCGAGGGGCACGGCGTGA
- a CDS encoding DUF2786 domain-containing protein encodes MGREGHGVSGVTTIDKAFEALYASDDGSLDTAASLLAADPGADAERDRRGEEFVRTLWIRGWQPADLVRMARRELADEHVRLLAGLIRAETAGYERLPHRWQAQIDELDTEEGRPTDRFSRATTVLELYRLLVRLPRLDAVGPVPGEALPPAAAGEPRMLTRIRALLAKAEATGYPEEAEALTAKAQELMARHSLDEATLAAGAPSPETPGAIRIGVEPPYEQAKAILLDAVATANHCRAVWNEAYGFSTVVGFEADLDPVELLYTSLLVQGTAAMTRAEAEQRAGGRKRTKSFRQSFLLAYANRLGARLSATSRRVAAEAPTLLPALASREVAVTARTDELFPETRATRVRAAWDEAGWNHGATAADAAGLHPNRPPLP; translated from the coding sequence ATGGGACGCGAGGGGCACGGCGTGAGCGGCGTCACCACCATCGACAAGGCCTTCGAGGCGCTGTACGCGAGCGACGACGGCTCCCTCGACACGGCGGCCTCACTGCTCGCCGCCGACCCGGGCGCGGACGCGGAACGGGACCGGCGGGGCGAGGAGTTCGTGCGGACGCTGTGGATACGGGGCTGGCAGCCGGCCGACCTCGTCCGCATGGCGCGCCGCGAGCTCGCGGACGAGCACGTACGGCTCCTCGCCGGGCTGATCAGGGCGGAGACGGCGGGCTACGAACGGCTCCCGCACCGCTGGCAGGCGCAGATCGACGAACTGGACACGGAGGAGGGGCGCCCGACGGACCGCTTCTCGCGGGCGACGACCGTCCTGGAGCTGTACCGGCTGCTCGTCCGGCTGCCGCGCCTGGACGCGGTGGGACCCGTCCCCGGGGAGGCCCTGCCGCCCGCGGCGGCGGGCGAGCCCCGGATGCTCACCCGGATCAGGGCGCTGCTCGCGAAGGCGGAGGCGACCGGATACCCGGAGGAGGCGGAGGCGCTCACGGCGAAGGCGCAGGAACTGATGGCCCGGCACAGCCTGGACGAGGCCACGCTCGCGGCGGGCGCGCCGTCCCCGGAGACGCCGGGCGCGATCCGGATCGGGGTGGAGCCGCCGTACGAGCAGGCGAAGGCGATCCTGCTCGACGCGGTGGCGACGGCGAACCACTGCCGGGCCGTGTGGAACGAGGCGTACGGCTTCTCGACCGTCGTCGGCTTCGAGGCGGACCTCGACCCGGTCGAGCTGCTCTACACCTCGCTCCTCGTCCAGGGCACGGCGGCGATGACGCGGGCGGAGGCGGAGCAGCGGGCGGGCGGCCGCAAGCGCACGAAGTCGTTCCGGCAGTCCTTCCTCCTCGCGTACGCGAACCGGCTCGGCGCCCGGCTCTCGGCGACGTCCCGGCGGGTGGCGGCCGAGGCCCCGACGCTCCTCCCGGCCCTCGCGTCGCGCGAGGTCGCGGTCACGGCCCGCACGGACGAACTCTTCCCCGAGACGAGGGCGACGCGGGTGCGGGCGGCGTGGGACGAGGCGGGCTGGAACCACGGCGCGACGGCGGCCGACGCCGCGGGCCTCCACCCGAACCGCCCCCCCTTGCCGTAG
- a CDS encoding FUSC family protein: MSWLRALKETARSGLTVERQRLEPAVAARGALGLALVVGLSLALFGPAVAVSSAFGAFQAAIATFQRSWRPRPTLALASGASLAVSTFLGYLTGAHEALFLALLLFWTFLSGLAWAAGPTAGIIASSNVAIMLVTVTLPTSVATAAGHAVMIFAGGVVQAVLVVLLPVRRWGAQRDALADALAAEADYARRLRHDPVAPFDPVPLMTARSAAAVTPRQARTRPAELHGARGLAERIRPVLASLADPAVGVPEEGPERARVRELLAAAAEVLDAAAHAIRHGVPVTLPPAALRTPDTDAILKGPSRRAALRLTALLGDVVETADPRTETPETPEAAGAPAGAGTRTRPTLLQLVPVVIAEVRAELRPDSPVLRHAVRVSAVTAAGYLLGTWLPFGHGYWAPMASVMVMRPDFSQTYARSVARFGGTLVGVALATAVVRSAHPGTYLSAALAVVCAFGMYLLMRTGYAAGQTFVSAYVVFLLGMEGAGLTQTVRERVLLTLLGGVLAMLSYAVYPAWETPRLRGRLADWLASVGAFAAVVAARYADPAGPASPDVREALLRTRAARVAWQEAVARATHEPVRHRGLSHAAVEQAEHALAEFGRVAMLLEAHLPERGAPPVPAAAALAESLRRSTERGAKEVRERREPHWDDLRETVTAWSAQPPDHFLLHKGAALLLECLEELTTALMGSARHG; encoded by the coding sequence ATGAGCTGGCTCCGGGCGCTGAAGGAGACCGCCCGCTCCGGGCTCACCGTCGAGCGGCAGCGGCTCGAACCCGCCGTCGCGGCCCGAGGCGCCCTCGGCCTCGCCCTGGTCGTCGGCCTCTCCCTCGCCCTCTTCGGCCCCGCCGTCGCCGTGTCCTCCGCCTTCGGTGCCTTCCAGGCGGCCATCGCCACCTTCCAGCGTTCCTGGCGCCCCCGCCCCACCCTCGCCCTGGCCTCCGGCGCCAGCCTCGCCGTCTCGACGTTCCTCGGCTATCTCACGGGCGCCCACGAGGCCCTCTTCCTCGCCCTGCTGCTCTTCTGGACGTTCCTGTCGGGCCTGGCCTGGGCCGCGGGTCCGACCGCCGGCATCATCGCCTCCTCCAACGTGGCGATCATGCTGGTGACGGTCACGCTCCCGACCTCCGTCGCCACCGCCGCCGGCCACGCCGTCATGATCTTCGCGGGTGGTGTCGTCCAGGCCGTGCTCGTCGTCCTCCTTCCCGTGCGCCGCTGGGGCGCCCAGCGCGACGCCCTCGCGGACGCGCTCGCCGCGGAGGCGGACTACGCCCGTCGGCTGCGCCACGATCCGGTCGCCCCGTTCGATCCCGTACCGCTCATGACGGCGCGGAGCGCCGCCGCCGTGACGCCCCGCCAGGCCCGTACCCGCCCCGCGGAGCTGCACGGTGCGCGGGGGCTCGCGGAGCGGATCCGCCCGGTGCTCGCCTCGCTCGCGGACCCTGCGGTCGGCGTGCCGGAGGAGGGGCCGGAACGGGCCCGGGTGCGGGAGCTGCTGGCCGCGGCGGCCGAGGTCCTGGACGCCGCCGCGCACGCGATCCGGCACGGCGTGCCGGTGACGCTGCCGCCGGCCGCCCTCCGTACCCCGGACACCGACGCGATCCTCAAGGGTCCGTCCCGCCGGGCGGCCCTCCGCCTGACGGCCCTGCTCGGCGACGTGGTCGAGACGGCGGACCCCCGCACGGAGACGCCGGAGACGCCGGAGGCCGCGGGGGCCCCGGCAGGAGCGGGCACCCGTACCCGCCCCACCCTCCTCCAGCTCGTGCCGGTCGTCATCGCGGAGGTGCGCGCCGAGCTGCGCCCCGACTCCCCGGTCCTGCGGCACGCGGTCCGCGTCTCGGCGGTCACGGCCGCCGGCTATCTGCTGGGCACGTGGCTGCCCTTCGGGCACGGCTACTGGGCGCCGATGGCCTCGGTGATGGTGATGCGCCCGGACTTCTCGCAGACGTACGCGCGCTCGGTGGCGCGCTTCGGCGGCACCCTGGTCGGGGTGGCGCTGGCGACGGCGGTCGTCCGGTCGGCGCATCCGGGCACGTACCTGTCCGCCGCGCTCGCGGTGGTGTGCGCGTTCGGGATGTACCTGCTGATGCGGACGGGGTACGCGGCCGGGCAGACCTTCGTCTCCGCGTACGTCGTCTTCCTGCTCGGCATGGAGGGCGCGGGCCTGACCCAGACCGTACGGGAGCGGGTCCTGCTGACCCTGCTCGGCGGGGTCCTGGCGATGCTGTCGTACGCCGTCTACCCGGCCTGGGAGACGCCCCGGCTGCGCGGCCGGCTCGCGGACTGGCTGGCGTCGGTCGGCGCGTTCGCGGCCGTCGTCGCCGCGCGGTACGCCGATCCGGCCGGTCCGGCCAGCCCCGACGTGCGGGAGGCGCTCCTGAGGACCCGCGCGGCCCGGGTCGCCTGGCAGGAGGCGGTGGCCCGGGCGACCCACGAGCCGGTGCGGCACCGGGGGCTCTCGCACGCGGCGGTGGAGCAGGCCGAGCACGCGCTCGCGGAGTTCGGCCGGGTGGCGATGCTCCTGGAGGCGCATCTGCCGGAGCGCGGCGCCCCGCCCGTGCCCGCCGCGGCGGCCCTCGCCGAGTCCCTGCGCCGGTCGACGGAGCGGGGTGCGAAGGAGGTGCGGGAGCGCAGGGAGCCGCACTGGGACGACCTGCGCGAGACGGTCACGGCCTGGTCGGCGCAGCCGCCGGACCACTTCCTGCTCCACAAGGGCGCCGCCCTGCTCCTGGAGTGCCTGGAGGAGCTCACGACGGCCCTCATGGGGTCGGCGCGGCACGGATGA
- the rpmG gene encoding 50S ribosomal protein L33, giving the protein MARNELRPVLKLRSTAGTGFTYVTRKNRRNDPDRLTLRKFDPVAGRHVDFREER; this is encoded by the coding sequence ATGGCACGCAATGAACTCCGCCCCGTCCTGAAGCTCCGGTCCACCGCGGGGACCGGATTCACCTACGTCACCCGCAAGAACCGCCGCAACGACCCCGACCGTCTCACCCTGCGCAAGTTCGACCCGGTCGCCGGCCGGCACGTCGACTTCCGAGAGGAGCGCTGA
- a CDS encoding DUF397 domain-containing protein produces MAATELRGVVWQKSRHSNSQGSCVEFAKLPGGDVAVRNSRHPDGPALVYTPAEIEALLLGVKDGEFDHLV; encoded by the coding sequence ATGGCGGCCACGGAGCTGCGAGGAGTCGTGTGGCAGAAGAGCCGGCACAGTAACTCCCAGGGATCCTGCGTGGAGTTCGCCAAACTGCCGGGGGGCGACGTCGCCGTGCGCAACTCGCGCCACCCCGACGGCCCCGCCCTCGTCTACACGCCCGCGGAGATAGAGGCACTCCTGCTGGGCGTCAAGGACGGGGAGTTCGACCACCTGGTGTGA
- a CDS encoding ATP-binding protein, giving the protein MGTNGSTVLEPLRQGLPPIDPGAVSTSASCALPARYEAVRGARKFTSATLDRWELTERFDDVALVVSELVTNALRHAVPADAPQGEGQNPPVRLHLMRWASRLVCAVRDPSRESPEARGGEEDFSAESGRGLFLVDSFSDSWGWHPLAGTLQGKVVWALFRIGPDQQPS; this is encoded by the coding sequence ATGGGGACGAATGGATCGACCGTGCTCGAGCCGTTACGGCAGGGCCTTCCGCCGATCGATCCCGGCGCCGTCTCCACCTCCGCCTCCTGCGCCCTGCCCGCCCGGTACGAAGCCGTGCGCGGGGCCCGCAAGTTCACCAGTGCCACGCTCGACCGCTGGGAACTGACGGAGCGTTTCGACGACGTGGCCCTGGTCGTCTCCGAACTCGTCACCAACGCGCTGCGGCACGCCGTACCCGCCGACGCGCCGCAGGGAGAAGGCCAGAACCCGCCGGTCCGGCTGCACCTGATGCGCTGGGCCTCGCGCCTGGTGTGCGCCGTGCGCGACCCCAGCCGGGAGAGCCCGGAGGCGCGCGGCGGCGAGGAGGACTTCTCCGCCGAGTCGGGACGCGGTCTCTTCCTGGTGGACTCGTTCAGCGACAGCTGGGGCTGGCACCCGCTCGCCGGGACACTCCAGGGCAAGGTGGTGTGGGCGCTGTTCCGGATCGGACCGGACCAGCAGCCCTCGTGA
- a CDS encoding helix-turn-helix transcriptional regulator produces MTAGESSGASGSVVRRILLGSQLRRLRESRGITREAAGYSIRASESKISRMELGRVSFKARDVEDLLTLYGVGDEAERGALLGLAREANVAGWWHSFGDVLPGWFQTYIGLEGAASLIRVYEVQFVHGLLQTEDYAQAVVTRGMPEASRAEIDRRVALRLERQKILVSERAPQFHAVLDEAALRRPYGDRSVMRGQLRHLIEISEHPGVTLQIMPFSYGGHAGESGAFTMLSFPESDLSDVVYLEQLTSALYLDKREEVAQYQRVMEKLQKDGPDPAESRDLLRGLLQLS; encoded by the coding sequence GTGACCGCAGGCGAATCGAGCGGAGCGAGCGGGAGCGTGGTGCGGCGCATCCTGCTGGGCTCCCAGCTGAGGCGGCTGCGCGAGTCGCGCGGGATCACCCGCGAGGCTGCCGGTTATTCGATCCGTGCGTCCGAATCCAAGATCAGCCGTATGGAGTTGGGAAGGGTGAGCTTCAAGGCCAGGGACGTCGAGGATCTGCTCACCCTCTACGGGGTCGGGGACGAGGCCGAGCGCGGCGCGCTCCTCGGGCTCGCCCGCGAGGCCAACGTCGCCGGCTGGTGGCACAGCTTCGGCGACGTCCTGCCCGGCTGGTTCCAGACGTACATCGGCCTGGAGGGCGCCGCCTCCCTCATCCGCGTCTACGAAGTGCAGTTCGTCCACGGCCTGTTGCAGACCGAGGACTACGCCCAGGCCGTCGTCACCCGCGGCATGCCCGAGGCCTCGCGCGCCGAGATCGACCGCCGGGTCGCCCTGCGCCTGGAGCGCCAGAAGATCCTGGTCTCCGAGCGCGCCCCGCAGTTCCACGCCGTCCTCGACGAGGCCGCGCTGCGCCGCCCCTACGGCGACCGGTCGGTCATGCGGGGGCAGTTGAGGCACCTCATCGAGATCTCCGAGCACCCGGGCGTCACGCTCCAGATCATGCCCTTCAGCTACGGCGGTCATGCCGGCGAGAGCGGCGCCTTCACGATGCTGAGCTTCCCCGAGTCCGACCTCTCCGACGTCGTCTACCTCGAACAGCTCACCAGCGCCCTCTACCTCGACAAGCGCGAGGAGGTCGCCCAGTACCAGCGGGTGATGGAGAAGCTCCAGAAGGACGGTCCGGATCCGGCCGAAAGCCGGGACCTTCTCCGGGGGCTCCTCCAACTCTCCTGA
- a CDS encoding aldehyde dehydrogenase family protein, giving the protein MSHFTDLAHQYIDGEWKPGSGSWDIIDFNPYTGEKLASITVATADEVDRAYRAAERAQTAWAETNPYTRRLVFERALRIVEDREEEIAETIVAELGGTRLKAAFELHLAKEFLREAIQLALRPEGRILPSPVDGKENRVYRVPVGVVGVISPFNFPFLLSIKSVAPALALGNAVVLKPHQNTPICGGTLVAKVLEEAGLPAGLLNVVVTDIAEIGDALLTHPVPKVISFTGSDKVGRHVATVCAQNFKHAVLELGGNSALIVLDDADVDYAVDAAVFSRFVHQGQVCMAANRILVDRTLEEEFTEKFVAKVKTLRVGDPADPATHIGPLINSQQAESVSSLVDQTVAAGATALLHGTVDGNLVSPSVLTGLAADAPVLSQEIFGPVALIVPFDGEEEAVRIANDTPYGLSGAVHTGDVERGVRVAKRIHTGMIHINDGTVHDEPIVPFGGEKHSGVGRLNGEAMVEVFTTQKWISIQHGRSRFPF; this is encoded by the coding sequence ATGTCGCACTTCACCGACCTGGCCCACCAGTACATCGACGGCGAGTGGAAGCCCGGCAGCGGTTCGTGGGACATCATCGACTTCAACCCGTACACCGGGGAGAAGCTGGCGTCGATCACCGTCGCGACCGCCGACGAGGTCGACCGCGCCTACCGGGCCGCCGAGCGCGCCCAGACCGCGTGGGCCGAGACCAACCCGTACACCCGCCGGCTCGTCTTCGAGCGCGCACTGCGGATCGTCGAGGACCGCGAGGAGGAGATCGCCGAGACGATCGTCGCCGAGCTCGGCGGCACCCGGCTCAAGGCGGCCTTCGAGCTGCACCTCGCCAAGGAGTTCCTGCGCGAGGCGATCCAGCTGGCGCTGCGCCCCGAGGGCCGCATCCTGCCGTCCCCGGTGGACGGCAAGGAGAACCGGGTCTACCGCGTCCCGGTCGGTGTCGTCGGCGTCATCTCCCCCTTCAACTTCCCCTTCCTCCTCTCGATCAAGTCGGTCGCGCCCGCGCTCGCGCTGGGCAACGCCGTCGTCCTCAAGCCGCACCAGAACACCCCGATCTGCGGCGGCACGCTGGTCGCGAAGGTCCTGGAGGAGGCCGGTCTGCCGGCCGGCCTGCTGAACGTCGTGGTCACCGACATCGCCGAGATAGGCGACGCGCTCCTGACCCACCCGGTCCCGAAGGTCATCTCCTTCACCGGCTCCGACAAGGTCGGCCGCCACGTCGCCACGGTCTGCGCGCAGAACTTCAAGCACGCCGTGCTCGAACTCGGCGGCAACAGCGCCCTGATCGTCCTCGACGACGCCGACGTCGACTACGCGGTGGACGCGGCCGTCTTCAGCCGCTTCGTGCACCAGGGCCAGGTCTGCATGGCCGCCAACCGCATCCTGGTGGACCGCACCCTGGAGGAGGAGTTCACCGAGAAGTTCGTGGCGAAGGTGAAGACCCTCCGCGTCGGCGACCCGGCCGACCCCGCCACCCACATCGGCCCCCTCATCAACTCCCAGCAGGCGGAGTCCGTCTCCTCGCTCGTCGACCAGACGGTGGCGGCCGGCGCGACGGCCCTGCTGCACGGCACGGTCGACGGCAACCTCGTCTCCCCGTCCGTCCTCACCGGCCTCGCCGCCGACGCCCCGGTCCTGAGCCAGGAGATCTTCGGCCCGGTCGCGCTGATCGTCCCCTTCGACGGCGAGGAGGAGGCCGTACGGATCGCCAACGACACGCCGTACGGGCTCAGCGGCGCCGTCCACACCGGGGACGTCGAGCGGGGCGTACGGGTCGCCAAGCGCATCCACACCGGCATGATCCACATCAACGACGGCACCGTGCACGACGAGCCGATCGTGCCCTTCGGCGGCGAGAAGCACTCGGGCGTGGGGCGGCTCAACGGCGAGGCGATGGTGGAGGTCTTCACCACCCAGAAGTGGATCTCGATCCAGCACGGCCGCAGCCGCTTCCCGTTCTGA
- a CDS encoding DinB family protein, with translation MVALVPTEAHGDERGAFLNFVEAQRAALRRSLLGLTEKQAASRPSASELSLSGLLKHVAEVELNWLRLAQQRPNERQRTEETWGEAFRLVDGETVPDVVAFWEDVAKQTEEFVRSVPSLDDTFPLPPAPWFPKDGRVSVRWMLLHLVQEMGRHAGHADIVRESLDGKGSFDLIAEENGTA, from the coding sequence ATGGTTGCCCTTGTTCCCACGGAGGCCCACGGCGACGAGCGCGGCGCGTTCCTCAACTTCGTCGAGGCCCAGCGCGCGGCGCTCCGCCGCTCGCTCCTCGGGCTCACCGAGAAGCAGGCGGCGAGCCGCCCCAGCGCCAGCGAGCTCAGCCTCTCCGGCCTGCTCAAGCACGTCGCCGAGGTGGAGCTGAACTGGCTGCGCCTGGCCCAGCAGCGGCCGAACGAGCGGCAGCGCACCGAGGAGACCTGGGGCGAGGCCTTCCGGCTCGTGGACGGCGAGACGGTCCCGGACGTCGTCGCGTTCTGGGAGGACGTGGCGAAGCAGACGGAGGAGTTCGTCCGCTCCGTGCCGAGCCTGGACGACACCTTCCCGCTGCCGCCCGCGCCCTGGTTCCCGAAGGACGGGCGGGTGTCGGTGCGCTGGATGCTGCTGCACCTGGTCCAGGAGATGGGTCGGCACGCCGGCCACGCGGACATCGTCCGGGAGTCCCTGGACGGCAAGGGCTCGTTCGACCTGATCGCGGAGGAGAACGGCACCGCTTAG
- a CDS encoding PadR family transcriptional regulator, whose amino-acid sequence MSAIRLLVLGAVKQHGRAHGYQVRNDLEYWGAHEWSHAKPGSIYHALKQMAKQGLLHAHEVAPSTVGGPPRVEYELTEAGTEEYFALLREALTTYDQKTDVLSAAIGFMVDLPREEAVELLRRRVRGLDEWRAEVTGYYTPEGGPEQLGHIGEIMHFWVHSADAGKEWTLGLIERIEGGAYVFAGEGEPFVGVLAEGEENPYANP is encoded by the coding sequence ATGTCGGCGATCCGTCTTCTCGTCCTGGGCGCGGTCAAACAGCACGGCCGCGCCCACGGCTACCAGGTACGCAACGACCTGGAGTACTGGGGCGCGCACGAGTGGTCCCACGCCAAACCCGGCTCGATCTACCACGCGCTGAAGCAGATGGCGAAGCAGGGGCTGCTGCACGCGCACGAGGTCGCGCCGAGCACGGTGGGCGGGCCGCCGCGCGTCGAGTACGAGCTGACGGAGGCCGGTACGGAGGAGTACTTCGCGCTGCTGCGCGAGGCGCTGACCACGTACGACCAGAAGACGGACGTCCTGTCGGCGGCCATCGGCTTCATGGTGGACCTGCCCCGCGAGGAGGCCGTGGAGCTGCTGCGCCGGCGGGTGAGGGGGCTCGACGAGTGGCGGGCGGAGGTCACCGGGTACTACACGCCGGAGGGCGGTCCGGAGCAGCTCGGGCACATCGGCGAGATCATGCACTTCTGGGTCCACTCGGCGGACGCCGGCAAGGAGTGGACGCTGGGCCTGATCGAGCGGATCGAGGGCGGGGCGTACGTGTTCGCGGGCGAGGGCGAGCCCTTCGTCGGGGTGCTCGCGGAGGGCGAGGAGAACCCGTACGCGAACCCGTAG
- a CDS encoding ion channel protein has translation MATDHAPPPVKAPARLLLSQVLPALLVGVGASLLFLGISALAEEFQHVLWNDLPDALGIGNYSSLWMIVMLTAAGIAVGLVVWKVPGHAGPDPASEGLGEAPLSPGVVPGVLLASTLTLAGGVSLGPENPIIAANIALTYWLGHRAAPSVPGASWVALASAATIGALFGTPVAAALVISEALVGRPGRGSLWDRLFAPLAAAGTGAMTTQLLAEPSFDMGLPPLTDPGFGDLLAALVIASAAAVFGLASCYLFPHVHAAFRRLRHPMLMLPLGGLVLGLLGALGGHLTLFKGLEETKELAASIGGWSSGELAKFAVVKLLALVVAASCGFRGGRIFPAVFVGAAFGLLAQALVPEVHPAVAVSSAVLGVLLATTRQGWISLFTGAVLAASPAMLALLCLASLPAWLIVTGRPQLELDHQGNALR, from the coding sequence CCTGGGGATCAGCGCCCTCGCCGAGGAGTTCCAGCACGTGCTCTGGAACGACCTGCCGGACGCGCTCGGCATCGGGAACTACTCCTCCCTCTGGATGATCGTCATGCTCACGGCGGCGGGCATCGCCGTGGGCCTCGTCGTGTGGAAGGTGCCCGGCCACGCCGGACCCGACCCGGCCTCCGAGGGGCTCGGCGAGGCACCGCTCTCCCCCGGCGTGGTGCCGGGGGTGCTGCTCGCGAGCACCCTCACGCTGGCCGGCGGCGTCAGCCTCGGCCCCGAGAACCCGATCATCGCCGCCAACATCGCCCTCACCTACTGGCTCGGCCACAGGGCGGCCCCCTCCGTGCCGGGCGCCTCCTGGGTCGCGCTCGCCTCGGCCGCCACCATCGGCGCCCTCTTCGGCACCCCCGTGGCGGCCGCCCTCGTCATCTCCGAGGCCCTCGTCGGCCGGCCGGGCCGCGGCTCCCTCTGGGACCGGCTCTTCGCCCCGCTCGCCGCCGCGGGCACCGGCGCGATGACCACCCAGCTGCTCGCCGAGCCCAGCTTCGACATGGGACTCCCGCCGCTGACCGATCCCGGCTTCGGCGACCTCCTCGCGGCTCTGGTCATCGCCTCCGCCGCGGCCGTCTTCGGCCTCGCCTCCTGCTACCTCTTCCCCCACGTCCACGCCGCCTTCCGGCGTCTGCGGCACCCCATGCTGATGCTGCCCCTCGGCGGCCTCGTCCTCGGCCTCCTGGGCGCCCTGGGCGGGCACCTGACCCTCTTCAAGGGGCTGGAGGAGACCAAGGAGCTCGCCGCCTCGATCGGCGGCTGGTCCTCCGGCGAACTCGCGAAGTTCGCCGTCGTCAAACTCCTCGCCCTCGTCGTCGCCGCCTCCTGCGGCTTCCGGGGCGGCCGGATCTTCCCCGCCGTCTTCGTCGGCGCCGCCTTCGGGCTGCTCGCCCAGGCCCTCGTCCCCGAGGTCCATCCGGCCGTCGCCGTCTCCTCCGCCGTCCTCGGCGTCCTGCTCGCCACCACCCGGCAGGGCTGGATCAGCCTCTTCACGGGCGCCGTCCTCGCCGCCTCCCCCGCGATGCTCGCCCTGCTCTGCCTGGCCTCGCTCCCCGCCTGGCTGATCGTCACCGGCCGCCCGCAGCTCGAACTCGACCACCAGGGCAACGCCCTGCGCTGA